A single window of Watersipora subatra chromosome 11, tzWatSuba1.1, whole genome shotgun sequence DNA harbors:
- the LOC137408701 gene encoding CD59B glycoprotein-like, with the protein MKAVLAIMLLAVMMERAVAIRCYSCTGCDEPTSNIITCEDEEMTCSKTVANEYVVRGCGAGATKCSSLKVFGVKTKYCNCGADLCNKASTVTVSTLALLAPFVAAKLIN; encoded by the exons ATGAAGGCAGTCCTAGCGATTATGCTTTTGGCAG tgatgatgGAACGCGCAGTAGCCATCAGGTGTTACTCATGCACAGGATGCGACGAGCCCACTTCAAACATTATCACCTGCGAAGACGAGGAAATGACCTGCTCAAAGACTGTTGCTAATGAGTATG TGGTTCGTGGCTGTGGAGCTGGTGCCACTAAATGTTCTTCACTCAAAGTGTTTGGAGTTAAGACCAAATATTGCAACTGCGGAGCAGACCTCTGCAACAAAGCTAGCACAGTCACAGTTTCGACCCTGGCTCTGCTTGCCCCATTTGTAGCTGCCAAGTTGATCAATTAA